The genomic DNA TTAGTAAGAGGAACACTACCGAGATATAGAATTGATCAACTTGTACATTATAATTGAAAAATTATGTTATTTATTTATTTATTTTTTATTTTAGAGTTAGTTTTTTTATTTTATTTTTTTGTATAGTATAGAACTGTTTACAGTAATATTTATTGTTTTTCTCCGTGCGCTAGCATAGCTCAGTGGTAGAGCGTTGGACTGAAAATCCAAAGGTCAGAGGTTCAAATCCTTTTGTTGGCATTGAAAAATAATAAAGTTAGATTACAAATGCTTTTGCTAATAACAGACTATAATATAAAAAAATTACTAAATAAGAAAAATTACAACTATTGTTTTCAACCTAACATGTTAGTTATTTCAACAAATAAAAAATTAAATAAAATAGAAATTTCTAATTATGATTTAAATATTATTTCTAAAGCTTTAATATTAGATGCTTATTTAAATCAATACAAGCGTATAAACGACAGTTGGTTATTAAATATTTATTTAAAAAATTTAACATACTATTATTTAAATATTAATTTATCTTGACGTTTTGTAAATATAATAAAAACTGTTAATAGAGATTTTTTAAATAAATTGTGATATAAATTTTATAAAAAAAAATTTTTTGGTATTTTATACGGTAAAAAAAAAAAAACATTAACTTGATTTTTACAACTTTATAAATTAAAAGATCCACAAGGGGTAATATTTCTTATACAAAGAATACTTTTTAAGGCAAATCTTAAAAGA from Acidobacteriota bacterium includes the following:
- a CDS encoding NADH-quinone oxidoreductase subunit H; translation: MLNLLLKTIFLVSIAILVRGTLPRYRIDQLVHYN